The sequence ACATCTGTTGGCAATGTTCTTCATTAAAGACAATCCCCTCAATACAGTGTGTGCGGAAAATTTGAGTTGCTTGAGTGAGTAATTCAATTGATTGGAATAAATCATGAAAAATAATAGGCTCAAAGGCGTTGAGTTCTAGCTGTCCCGCTTCAACAGCCATTGTAACGGTTGTGTCAGTACCAATGACGTGATAAGCAACTTGAGAGATGACTTCTGGGATAACGGGGTTAACTTTACCTGGCATAATAGACGATCCTGCTTGACGTTTTGGCAGCATTATTTCTTGTAAACCAGCAGTTGGGCCGCTAGAAAGAAGGCGTAAATCATTTGAAATTTTGGATAAGGAAATCGCAAGTCCTTTCAAGCTATGGGAAAGTTGCATAAATCCATCAAGATTTTGAGTAGCATCCACCAAATCAAGCGCGGGGACTAAATCTTCTCCTGTAACTTTACTAAGTTCTGGAATAATATTTTGGACATATGCTTTTGTTGCGTTGATGGAATTACCAATAGCCGTTCCACCTAAGTTTAAAATATGCAACTCTTTTTCAGCCAATTCGATTCGTTTTAGTTCACGACGGATTAGTTGAGCGTAGGCATCAAACATTCGGTCACCAGTTGTGGGTACTGCATCTTGCAGTTGAGTACGAGCCATTTTGAGAATGCCACGACTTTCAAGAGCTTTTTGTTGAAAACATTGAATTAAAAGGGTCAAGTTCTTTTTTAATGGCAGAAGTAACTCCAAAAAAGTAAGTTTTCCTGCTGTTGGAAAAACGTCATTTGTCGATTGACTCATATTGACATGGTCATTTGGATGCAGTCTTTTATAGGAGCCTTTTTCAAATCCTAGTTTTTCCAAAGCGAGGTTGGCAATTACTTCATTAGCATTCATATTAGCAGAGGTTCCAGCACCACCCTGGATAGCCGGAACAATAAATTCGGTATGGAAATTTCCAAGGATGATTTCGGTACATGCGGCAATAATCGCTTCACTTCTTTTTAGGGAAAGTTGGTTTGTTTGAGCATTAACTTTTGCAGCGGCTAGCTTTATTTGAGCGATTTTTTTGATTAGAATGGGATGTAAGTTATCGCTTGAAAGTGGAAAATTTTCTCTAGCTCTTAATGAATGAATCCCATAATAAGCAGAACAGGGGAGTGCTTTTGGACCAATGCTATCAGTTTCAATTCTCATACAGGACCTCACCTTTATTAGTATATGTAAAAAGATATCACACCAATATATTTGTGTATATAAATATATCGATTTAGTGAAAAATATAATATTTACAGGAAGTCAGGGTTTGTTTTTATAAGTTTTTAGCAAGGGGATGTTTGCTTTCTTCAGCCTTGAATAAAATAAATATTCAAAAATTTAAGAATAATTACTTCTTTTTTTAAAGTTCATGTGCTAATATCTAACATAAGGTTGTATAGAGAGGTGAGTAAGTGAATGGATCAAATTGATAAAGAGATTTTGAATTGCTTGAATGAAAATGCAAGAATGTCATTAAAGAAGATCGCAGAACGCTGTTTTGTATCTTCACCAGCCGTATCAGCGCGAATACATCGACTAGAAGAGGAGAAGATTATCACTTCATACGGGATTGAAGTAGATTATAAAAAAATCGGGTTTCATATTAAAGCGTTTATTAGTGTCCAAATTGATCCGCAACAAAAAGATTCGTTTTATCCATTTATAGATTCGTGTCAAAATGTGTTAGAATGTGATTGTGTAACGGGAGAATACGCGATGTTACTTAAGGTTGTTTTTCCAAGCACAGATGAGTTAGATCAATTTATTGGTTTGCTGCAAAAGTACGGAAAAACGTATACTCAGATTGTTTTCTCTACTCCAGTGAGGAGAAGGGGAATGACTTACTATGATAAAAAAGAGTCTGAAACATAACATTTAAGTTATGTTTCAGACTTTTTAGCATAATAAATGGTGGGAGCAGAAGCAACTTCTGTCCCACCTCTTTTTATGTGTTGTGCCGAGTCACTAATTGGTACGAAGCGTCTTCAGCTTCATCATAAAACGAATATTTTTTTTGTGTGCTCTTGCGAAGGATAAGACGATACCCATAAGAATCAAGCCAAATAAGGTGTTGAGTTGTTTTTTCTATCAGCGTAACTTGGAGTGGTTTTTCATCTAGTAGCAAAGTAAAATCTGAGGTGAAAGATAAGGTGTGTTGGATTCGCTGATGTTTTTCAACATAATACCATATGCCAACAAAGCTTTCCAAAATTTTTTTAGTTTCTGCATCGTTACGTTTTTTGAAATAAGAAAGACTTGTGACGCCAGAAGCGAGTAACACTCCAAAGATGAAAGGGATTTTTTTCCGCATAAACTTCACTCCTTTTTTCTTTATTATAAGTAGTTACTTGAAAAAAAGATAGTAAAAGCTATCTTTTTAGGAAATGAAAAGGTATGCAGAAACGTTAAAAATGTGGTATGTTTAAGGAAAGAATTTGGCTATCTAGGATCCGTTAAGGAGGAAAAAGAATGGTAGAAAAATTAAACTTAGGGACAATCGGTACCAGTTGGATTACGGAACAATTTATCCATGCAGCAGATGAAACACAAAGGTACCAATTGGTTTCTGTTTATTCGCGTTCTTTAGAGAAAGCAAAGAAAATGAGTGGCGTGGGACAAGAGGTTTCGCTGTATGATGACCTGCAAATGTTTTTAGCACACGAACAATTAGATGTTGTCTACATTGCCTCCCCAAATAGTGTGCATTTTGCGCAAGCTAGGCAAGCACTACTTGCTGGCAAGCATATTATAGTAGAAAAGCCAGCTTTTTCAAATGTTGAAGAATTGAATGAAATTCTCAACTTAGCCAAAAAACAAAACAAATACTTTTTTGAAGCAACACGCACTTTGCATGAGGATGGGTTCAATCAAGTGAAAAAACATTTGCCAACTCAGCTTGTGGGAGCAAATCTGACCTTTATGAAATACTCCTCCAAGTATGATGAATTAAAGAACGGTGGTAGTCCCAATATATTTTCTAGTCAGTACTCTGGAGGAGCGTTGATGGATTTAGGAATCTATTTACTCTATGCGGCAATTGGATGGTTTGGTCGTCCTACAGATGTCGACTACATTGCTCGGAAATTACCAACAGGGGTAGACGGTATCGGGACCATTCTACTGCGTTATCCCACATTTGATGTGACTATGCAAGTTGGAAAAGTCGCGAATAGCTTTTTGCCCTCAGAAATTTATGGAGAGGAAAAGACTATTATAATCAATGCGATTAATTCGATTTCAAGTATCAAAGAATACAGTCAAGCAACCGGAAAGACAGAAACGATTGCCTGTAAAAATAATGAAAATCCGATGGTAGAAGAAGCAGAAAACTTTGCAGAAGTTCTAACGAATAAAAAGAATGAAGTCATACAAAAAGACTATCAGGAATGGTTAAAACTAGCCAAAGAGGTGCACGAGACAATCGCCAAGTTGAAGATACGAGCGAATATTCAATTTGAAGCAGATCAAAAGCGAAAATAAATATAGAAAGTTTGGAAAATATGAAAGAATTAACAGATAGTTTTGCAAAAGAGTGGCCAAGTGAATGGAAAGAGCATTGGCAAGAAAAGAAATTTGAAAAGTTTTCGCCGATTCAAGTGAAAAGTTTTCCTCATCTATTCCAAGGTGAGAATGCGGTTGTAGTATCACCGACTGGCTCAGGAAAAACGCTGGCGTATCTTTTTCCTACGTTATTGAAAGTAACCAAAGGAAGTGGCAATCAGCTTTTAATTTTGTTGCCCTCCCATGAATTAGCAATGCAAGTTGGAAAAGTGACAAAAGAGTGGGCAGAGTTACTTGGGTTGCATAGTGAAACCATTATTGGCGGAGCAAATACAAAGCGTCAGCTCGAAAAATTGAAGCAGCAGCCGGAGATTATTGTTGGCAGTGCGGGAAGAATTTTTGAGTGGATTCAAAACAAAAAAATCAAGGCGCACTTGCTACGAACCATTATTTTAGATGAAGTAGACCAATTGTTGCAGACGAATGAAGTCACCTTTACACAAAAAATCATGCAACGTTTAGACAATCAAGCCCAACAGATTTTTGTTTCGGCGACCGCCCTTCAAAATAAGGAGCTTGCACAAAAACTAATTCATAGTAATACACAAGTCATAGATGTTACAAATGAGGACCAGTCTAATCGCCAAACAACCCATTGTTACGTACAAATTCCCAAAAGGAAAAAAGCCGACTATCTTCGTAGATTAGCCCATATCCCAAATATGAGCGCGGTAGTTTTTTTTAATGAGCTTACAGAGATGGGAAGCATTGCAGAAAAGCTAATTTATGAAGGAGTTCCTATTGCAACATTTGCTTCGGATCAAAGTAAAGGGGAGCGAAAACTTGCCTTGCAACTATTTGAAAAAGGAAAGGCAACACTTCTTTTGACAACGGACATTGCAGCAAGGGGGCTTGATTTTGAGGCCTTACCATATGTGATACAGTATGATTTGCCTTATAAAGTGGAAAATTATCGTCATCGTTCAGGTCGAACAGGTCGAATGGGTAAAAAAGGAGTCGTTCTTTCCTTGTGTGAGGAATCACAAAAAAGAGACATCCGCAAATTTGAGGAAGAGATGAAAGAAAAGTTTGTAGAAGTATTTATTCATGGCGGTGCAATTGTCTTTGAAAAACCAGAAATACTGGTAGAAAAAAGTTCTTCTATACCAGAAACAAAAGAAAAATCTTTATTAGTGAAGAAAAAAGTCAAAGAAAAAGTGAAAAAAAGTAAGAAGAAAGTTAAAGTGAAGAAAAAAGCACAAAAGGATAAAGGAGCGCGCAAAAAATCCTAAAAGAAGTGAAGGTGAAACGATGACCAATCGTAAAAAACAAATTTTAGGCTTATTAGAGAAAGAGAATCGAAAGATGGATGCGGGAGAAATTGCCTCCATCTTATCGATTGATAGAAGTAACATTAGTCGTTATCTCAATGAACTGCACAAAGAACATGTAGTCAAAAAAATTGAAGGTCGGCCGGTATTGTTTGCCTTGGTAGAAAAAGATGAAGAGAACAATCAAGGACTAGCTCCTTCCTTTGAAAACCTTGTTGGGAGTGGAGCCTCTTTGAAAGTAAGTATCCAACAAGCAAAGGCAGCGATTCTTTATCCACCAGCAGGGCTTCACACCATTATTTATGGTGAGACCGGAACCGGAAAATCATTGTTTGCTGAATGCATGTTCAATTTTTCTATAGAATCTGAAATTTTAGTACAGGATGCGCCATTTATTACCTTTAATTGTGCAGACTATGCGCAAAATCCACAATTGCTATTTGCACAAATTTTTGGGGTTAAAAAGGGTGCATATACAGGTGCAATGGAAGACAGACCAGGGTTGATTGCAAAAGCAGATCAAGGAATTTTATTTTTAGATGAAATTCATCGACTCCCACCAGAAGGGCAAGAGATGCTGTTTACTTTTATAGATAAAGGGATCTATCGACCACTTGGTGAAAGTAGTGAAACCTATCATGCTAGTGTTCGAATCATTGGTGCTACAACGGAGTCATCAGATGCATTTTTAAATACATTTAATCGAAGAATCCCAATGGCCATACATTTACCTGCTTTAAAAAGCCGAACGATTGATGAGCGCTATGAAATTGTGGCACAATTTATGAAACAAGAGGCTAACCGACTCGAAAAGAAAGTCTCTTTGGAAAGAGAAGTTATGTTAGCGTTTATGTTATATGAGGCAGAGGGGAATATCGGGCAAGTAAAAAGAGATTTAAAGTTAGTCTGTGCCAAAGCTTTTTTAAACTATCGAACCCAACAATTAGATCGTTTGATCATTAGGCAAAAAGAATTGCCTTTGACTGTTCAAAAAGGGCTATTAAAAATAAAAGAATTCTCAGGTGAAATTGACCAATTTATTGAAAAAAATCGAAAATATATCTCTTTTGAACCAGGCTCTTTAGAGGTTGTCTGGTCACAAGATTCTTCTCAAAACATGGATGTCTATAATAAAATCGATGAAAAAGTTGAGAGTTTGAGCCAAAGAGAGTTGGAAACCTTTGATTTAGAAACTTTAATTGCACAAAATGTTGAAGGATATTTCCAAACCTATATTACAGAACTGACAAGTAATGATATTTATCAAGAAATGACCAATCAAAAAATATGGGAATTAGCCAATCAATTATACGACTTAGCGGCAGAACAGCTTGGCAGAAGTTTTAGTAAAAGTATGCGTTTTGCTCTTGCTTTGCATTTACAAAGTACGATTGAAAGAATAAAGACAGGAAGAAATATTGTACATCCAGATTTAAATAATATACGAAAACATTATTCAAAAGAATTTCAGATTGCCATTGATTTATCAGGGATTGTAGAAGATAAGCTAGATATTGAGATTCCATTTGATGAAATTGGCTTTATTACAATGTTTTTAGCCGCAGATATTGGTGAAAAACGGCAAAAACCTCAATCTAGGGTAGCAGTTATCGTGATGATGCATGGAAAATCAACCGCCTCAAGTATGTTAGAAGCAGCTCAGGACTTACTGAATATTCCTTATGGTCAGGCAATCAATATGCCTTTGACGATGGAAGTGCGCGAAGCTTATGAGCAACTAAAAGAATATGTTGGGAACAATTTAGCAGATATGAAAGAAGGCTTAATGCTTTTGACAGACATGGGTTCGCTAAACACTTTTGGGAATATGATTTTTGAAGAATTAGGTGTTCGAACGAAAGTGATTACAATGGCTAGCACGATGAATGTTCTTGAAGCTGTCCGCATGGCTAGTATCGGTCGAAGTTTGGAAGATATTTATCAAAGTATTCAATTTTCGTTCCAAGGTATGCTAAAAGAACAGTTTAAAACAGCAAAAGATTTAAAAAAAGCGATTGTGGTCACTTGTTTTACAGGAGAAGGTGTGGCGAAAAAAATGTATGACCGCATTCAGCCACTCACAGAAAAACAATCCCTTGAGTTGATTACATTACAGTATTTAGAGAAAAATAACTTCAAAAAACGGATCGATGATTTAATGACAAAGTATGAAATTCAAGCGATCGTAGGCACCGTAGAAGTCACGTATCAAAACATTCCATTTTTTTCAGCGTTGGATATTTTTAATGATGAAAAATTTGAATTGTTTACAAAGCTTGTCATTCAGGATATCCCCACTGAACAAATTGTCCTAGCACTAGAAGGAATGATTAAAAATGTAGACTCTGTTCAAAAATTAGTCTTGCTGTTAAAAAAAGTGACGCATCAGATTGAAATTGATTGTCACTTTTCTCTAGAAAAAGGAGTAAATACTGGGATTGTTTTACATTTAGCTTTTCTTGTGGATGCACTGTTGTCAAAAAGTCAAATTCGTACATTTCCTCGTCTGGATCAGTTTAAAAAAGAACATAGAATGGAAATGGATATTGTGCACACGCACTTACTTTTACTTGAAAAACAGTATCGCACCAAGATTCCTGAAAGCGAGATTGCTTATGTGTCGCAGATGTTTATACAAAATAATCAAGTGAAAAAGGTAGACAAGACCCAATAAGGTGTCTTGTCTATTTTAGTGTGTAATGAAATAGCTAGTGTGTAAGACAGAATGTACAGTCAAAATGCTGATTGTATCCGTTTTATATATAAAAAAGTTGGCACGTTTCTTGCTTTATATTAAGTGTAAATAAAAATTAGGAGTGAGTGTTATGTCAAAAAAAACAATTATGCTTGTATGTTCAGCAGGAATGAGTACGAGTTTACTAGTTACAAAAATGCAAAAAGCAGCAGAAGAAAAAGGCTTAGATGCAGATATCTTTGCTGTATCAGCATCAGAGGCGGATTCACATATTGAAAACAAAGATGTAAACGTTCTCTTGTTAGGACCACAAGTTCGCTTTATGAAATCACAATTTGAAGACAAATTAACACCAAAAGGAATTCCAGTAGAAATAATCAACATGAGTGATTATGGCATGATGAATGGTCAAAATGTTTTAAATCAAGCATTGAATTTAATCGAAGAACAAGAATAAGCTGGATTAAAATTTAGTAGAGGAGGCTGACAATATGGAAAATGAAGAAAATTTAGAAGCCATCATGGGGTTGA is a genomic window of Vagococcus entomophilus containing:
- a CDS encoding aspartate ammonia-lyase, with the protein product MRIETDSIGPKALPCSAYYGIHSLRARENFPLSSDNLHPILIKKIAQIKLAAAKVNAQTNQLSLKRSEAIIAACTEIILGNFHTEFIVPAIQGGAGTSANMNANEVIANLALEKLGFEKGSYKRLHPNDHVNMSQSTNDVFPTAGKLTFLELLLPLKKNLTLLIQCFQQKALESRGILKMARTQLQDAVPTTGDRMFDAYAQLIRRELKRIELAEKELHILNLGGTAIGNSINATKAYVQNIIPELSKVTGEDLVPALDLVDATQNLDGFMQLSHSLKGLAISLSKISNDLRLLSSGPTAGLQEIMLPKRQAGSSIMPGKVNPVIPEVISQVAYHVIGTDTTVTMAVEAGQLELNAFEPIIFHDLFQSIELLTQATQIFRTHCIEGIVFNEEHCQQMLESSPVLAVVLAPHIGYERASKLVQKAHHSGKTIPELLTEELHYSPEEIKKILIQSHYPEKTSAQM
- a CDS encoding Lrp/AsnC family transcriptional regulator, yielding MDQIDKEILNCLNENARMSLKKIAERCFVSSPAVSARIHRLEEEKIITSYGIEVDYKKIGFHIKAFISVQIDPQQKDSFYPFIDSCQNVLECDCVTGEYAMLLKVVFPSTDELDQFIGLLQKYGKTYTQIVFSTPVRRRGMTYYDKKESET
- a CDS encoding DUF4828 domain-containing protein, producing the protein MRKKIPFIFGVLLASGVTSLSYFKKRNDAETKKILESFVGIWYYVEKHQRIQHTLSFTSDFTLLLDEKPLQVTLIEKTTQHLIWLDSYGYRLILRKSTQKKYSFYDEAEDASYQLVTRHNT
- a CDS encoding Gfo/Idh/MocA family protein, translating into MVEKLNLGTIGTSWITEQFIHAADETQRYQLVSVYSRSLEKAKKMSGVGQEVSLYDDLQMFLAHEQLDVVYIASPNSVHFAQARQALLAGKHIIVEKPAFSNVEELNEILNLAKKQNKYFFEATRTLHEDGFNQVKKHLPTQLVGANLTFMKYSSKYDELKNGGSPNIFSSQYSGGALMDLGIYLLYAAIGWFGRPTDVDYIARKLPTGVDGIGTILLRYPTFDVTMQVGKVANSFLPSEIYGEEKTIIINAINSISSIKEYSQATGKTETIACKNNENPMVEEAENFAEVLTNKKNEVIQKDYQEWLKLAKEVHETIAKLKIRANIQFEADQKRK
- a CDS encoding DEAD/DEAH box helicase produces the protein MKELTDSFAKEWPSEWKEHWQEKKFEKFSPIQVKSFPHLFQGENAVVVSPTGSGKTLAYLFPTLLKVTKGSGNQLLILLPSHELAMQVGKVTKEWAELLGLHSETIIGGANTKRQLEKLKQQPEIIVGSAGRIFEWIQNKKIKAHLLRTIILDEVDQLLQTNEVTFTQKIMQRLDNQAQQIFVSATALQNKELAQKLIHSNTQVIDVTNEDQSNRQTTHCYVQIPKRKKADYLRRLAHIPNMSAVVFFNELTEMGSIAEKLIYEGVPIATFASDQSKGERKLALQLFEKGKATLLLTTDIAARGLDFEALPYVIQYDLPYKVENYRHRSGRTGRMGKKGVVLSLCEESQKRDIRKFEEEMKEKFVEVFIHGGAIVFEKPEILVEKSSSIPETKEKSLLVKKKVKEKVKKSKKKVKVKKKAQKDKGARKKS
- a CDS encoding sigma 54-interacting transcriptional regulator — protein: MTNRKKQILGLLEKENRKMDAGEIASILSIDRSNISRYLNELHKEHVVKKIEGRPVLFALVEKDEENNQGLAPSFENLVGSGASLKVSIQQAKAAILYPPAGLHTIIYGETGTGKSLFAECMFNFSIESEILVQDAPFITFNCADYAQNPQLLFAQIFGVKKGAYTGAMEDRPGLIAKADQGILFLDEIHRLPPEGQEMLFTFIDKGIYRPLGESSETYHASVRIIGATTESSDAFLNTFNRRIPMAIHLPALKSRTIDERYEIVAQFMKQEANRLEKKVSLEREVMLAFMLYEAEGNIGQVKRDLKLVCAKAFLNYRTQQLDRLIIRQKELPLTVQKGLLKIKEFSGEIDQFIEKNRKYISFEPGSLEVVWSQDSSQNMDVYNKIDEKVESLSQRELETFDLETLIAQNVEGYFQTYITELTSNDIYQEMTNQKIWELANQLYDLAAEQLGRSFSKSMRFALALHLQSTIERIKTGRNIVHPDLNNIRKHYSKEFQIAIDLSGIVEDKLDIEIPFDEIGFITMFLAADIGEKRQKPQSRVAVIVMMHGKSTASSMLEAAQDLLNIPYGQAINMPLTMEVREAYEQLKEYVGNNLADMKEGLMLLTDMGSLNTFGNMIFEELGVRTKVITMASTMNVLEAVRMASIGRSLEDIYQSIQFSFQGMLKEQFKTAKDLKKAIVVTCFTGEGVAKKMYDRIQPLTEKQSLELITLQYLEKNNFKKRIDDLMTKYEIQAIVGTVEVTYQNIPFFSALDIFNDEKFELFTKLVIQDIPTEQIVLALEGMIKNVDSVQKLVLLLKKVTHQIEIDCHFSLEKGVNTGIVLHLAFLVDALLSKSQIRTFPRLDQFKKEHRMEMDIVHTHLLLLEKQYRTKIPESEIAYVSQMFIQNNQVKKVDKTQ
- a CDS encoding PTS sugar transporter subunit IIB, yielding MSKKTIMLVCSAGMSTSLLVTKMQKAAEEKGLDADIFAVSASEADSHIENKDVNVLLLGPQVRFMKSQFEDKLTPKGIPVEIINMSDYGMMNGQNVLNQALNLIEEQE